Proteins found in one Oncorhynchus tshawytscha isolate Ot180627B unplaced genomic scaffold, Otsh_v2.0 Un_scaffold_4_pilon_pilon, whole genome shotgun sequence genomic segment:
- the LOC112249216 gene encoding stress response protein NST1 isoform X1: MAPRKRSVVWSFFRAVDEKKVTCLLCLETVLHCGHTTNMLRHLRSKHLNEYSSAAASKDRRSVAADDNSQPMMMNSEDYCDVEVELEEQPPEQAASVSDADIASAINGILKAAEDHAVVRDTGAVIVSQVSAGATPSGRKWSSVWTHYERLGEQNRALCLICNEKIQHQSSTSNLLRHLSKRHPEAFARLEGHIKKQKTSDVQKTLRRDGVPGPKHINLSRRIGGVALKQSPGKFPDAFDVMGACEGEVRVLERERELTEALRRAQQQEARALEQQRELLGTLRRANTREASAEKVALETLRRSQEQEARSLQREREDLQRERVELQMEKERMQREREELECLRRDSGQESSPVQTVD; encoded by the exons ATGGCGCCTAGAAAGCGAAGTGTCGTTTGGTCTTTTTTCAGAGCCGTAGATGAGAAGAAAGTGACTTGTCTGCTGTGTTTGGAGACCGTCCTTCATTGCGGCCACACCACGAACATGCTAAGGCATTTGCGTAGCAAACACCTGAACGAGTATAGTAGCGCGGCAGCATCAAAAGATAGGCGGTCTGTGGCGGCGGACGACAACAGTCAACCAATGATGATGAACAGTGAAGACTATTGTGATG TGGAGGTAGAGCTAGAGGAGCAGCCCCCAGAGCAGGCAGCCTCGGTGAGTGACGCAGACATCGCAAGTGCCATCAACGGCATCCTGAAGGCAGCAGAGGATCACGCTGTGGTCAGAGACACCGGGGCTGTGATTGTGAGCCAGGTCAGTGCAGGGGCCACACCATCTGGCCGGAAGTGGAGCTCCGTGTGGACGCACTACGAGCGGTTGGGGGAGCAGAACCGCGCGCTTTGTCTGATCTGCAATGAGAAGATCCAGCACCAGAGCAGCACCAGCAACCTGCTGCGCCACCTCTCCAAGAGACATCCAGAGGCTTTTGCTCGCCTGGAGGGCCACATCAAGAAACAGAAGACCAGCGACGTCCAGAAAACATTGCGTAGAGACGGCGTCCCAGGCCCAAAACACATCAACCTGTCAAGGAGAATTGGAGGGGTAGCACTGAAACAAAGCCCAGGGAAATTTCCAG ATGCATTTGATGTGATGGGAGCATGTGAGGGGGAGGTGCGTGTGTTGGAGCGGGAGCGTGAGCTGACGGAGGCCTTGAGGAGGGCTCAGCAGCAGGAGGCACGGGCGCTGGAGCAGCAGAGGGAGCTCCTGGGGACACTACGTCGGGCCAACACCAGAGAGGCATCTGCAGAGAAGGTGGCCCTGGAGACCCTGAGGAGAAGCCAGGAGCAGGAGGCCCGCTCcctgcagagggagagggaagacctGCAGAGAGAGCGAGTGGAGTTGCAGATGGAGAAGGAAAGGATgcaaagggagagggaggagcttGAGTGCTTAAGAAGGGACTCTGGGCAAGAGAGCAGTCCGGTGCAGACAGTGGACTGA
- the LOC121846194 gene encoding adhesion G protein-coupled receptor G3-like, translating into MELSLISFNIAEILNPELEVNLPPNLLSGLKRRHTPDMVKFIFSVLKTSPPNWTVEGQLGGEWVTDGCNTLRLTNQTICSCDHFSFFALMIPDVKLSEVHARTLSVLTFVGGAISVFFCTITLLTHCLQHSRKSTDHAMLVHLQLVASLLLLNLLLLTSVGLAFVGPASMAPGLCPAVAALLHYSLLCCFTWMGLEALHLYRLLVLVYNTYMRHYLLKLSLLGWGVPALVVSIVASVSTDFYGLNNRMCWIKDSGVQYGSVVAYLIVVLLFNSTIFAIVITTMLKLRSVTSPQGKRQSRNITCSVLGLTCILGLTWGVGFFSMGYTNYVILYIFTILNSLQGFFLFLWLCVKRLREAEQSSMTTGQSSSTHILSVGSEVWPSSGRTRQSVQEGAIADNTAKF; encoded by the exons ATGGAGTTGTCACTG ATCTCATTCAACATCGCAGAGATTTTGAACCCTGAACTCGAGGTGAACCTGCCCCCCAACCTTCTCTCAGGGCTAAAGCGTAGACACACCCCTGACATGGTTAAGTTCATCTTCTCTGTGCTTAAAACCTCACCACCAAATTGG actGTAGAGGGACAACTTG GTGGTGAATGGGTCACTGATGGCTGCAACACCCTGAGGCTCACTAACCAGACCATCTGTAGCTGTGACCACTTCTCCTTTTTTGCCCTCATG ATCCCTGATGTGAAGCTGAGTGAGGTCCATGCCAGGACGCTGAGTGTACTCACCTTTGTGGGCGGAGCCATCTCTGTGTTCTTCTGCACCATCACCTTACTGACACACTGTCTTCAGCATTC ACGGAAATCTACTGACCATGCCATGCTGGTTCATCTCCAGTTGGTGGCATCTCTGTTGTTACTCAACCTGCTGCTCTTGACCAGTGTGGGTTTGGCCTTTGTGGGCCCTGCATCTATGGCCCCTGGCCTGTGTCCTGCCGTGGCCGCCCTGCTGCACTACTCACTGCTCTGCTGCTTCACCTGGATGGGCCTGGAGGCTCTGCATCTGTACAGGCTGCTGGTCCTGGTCTACAACACCTACATGAGACACTACCTGCTGAAGCTGAGCCTGCTGGGCTGGG GTGTTCCTGCTTTGGTTGTATCCATAGTCGCCTCTGTCAGTACAGATTTCTATGGGCTGAATAACAGAAT GTGCTGGATCAAAGACTCTGGTGTCCAGTACGGCTCTGTTGTGGCTTACCTGATAGTGGTCCTGCTCTTCAATAGCACCATCTTCGCCATCGTCATCACAACGATGCTCAAGCTGCGCTCTGTCACGTCGCCGCAGGGGAAGAGGCAGAGCCGCAACATCACCTGCAGCGTTCTTGGGTTGACCTGCATCCTGGGCCTCACCTGGGGGGTGGGCTTCTTCTCCATGGGCTACACCAACTATGTCATCCTCTACATCTTTACCATCCTCAACTCACTGCAGG GGTTCTTCCTGTTCTTATGGCTCTGCGTTAAGAGACTGCGGGAGGCAGAGCAGAGTTCCATGACAACTGGACAGAGCTCAAGCACCCACATTCTCTCCGTTGGAAGCGAGGTCTGGCCCTCTTCTGGAAGAACAAGGCAGTCAGTGCAAGAGGGAGCAATTGCTGACAATACAGCTAAGTTCTGA
- the LOC112249216 gene encoding scaffold attachment factor B2 isoform X2 codes for MWRRYHTRISVEVELEEQPPEQAASVSDADIASAINGILKAAEDHAVVRDTGAVIVSQVSAGATPSGRKWSSVWTHYERLGEQNRALCLICNEKIQHQSSTSNLLRHLSKRHPEAFARLEGHIKKQKTSDVQKTLRRDGVPGPKHINLSRRIGGVALKQSPGKFPDAFDVMGACEGEVRVLERERELTEALRRAQQQEARALEQQRELLGTLRRANTREASAEKVALETLRRSQEQEARSLQREREDLQRERVELQMEKERMQREREELECLRRDSGQESSPVQTVD; via the exons ATGTGGAGACGTTATCATACTCGGATATCAG TGGAGGTAGAGCTAGAGGAGCAGCCCCCAGAGCAGGCAGCCTCGGTGAGTGACGCAGACATCGCAAGTGCCATCAACGGCATCCTGAAGGCAGCAGAGGATCACGCTGTGGTCAGAGACACCGGGGCTGTGATTGTGAGCCAGGTCAGTGCAGGGGCCACACCATCTGGCCGGAAGTGGAGCTCCGTGTGGACGCACTACGAGCGGTTGGGGGAGCAGAACCGCGCGCTTTGTCTGATCTGCAATGAGAAGATCCAGCACCAGAGCAGCACCAGCAACCTGCTGCGCCACCTCTCCAAGAGACATCCAGAGGCTTTTGCTCGCCTGGAGGGCCACATCAAGAAACAGAAGACCAGCGACGTCCAGAAAACATTGCGTAGAGACGGCGTCCCAGGCCCAAAACACATCAACCTGTCAAGGAGAATTGGAGGGGTAGCACTGAAACAAAGCCCAGGGAAATTTCCAG ATGCATTTGATGTGATGGGAGCATGTGAGGGGGAGGTGCGTGTGTTGGAGCGGGAGCGTGAGCTGACGGAGGCCTTGAGGAGGGCTCAGCAGCAGGAGGCACGGGCGCTGGAGCAGCAGAGGGAGCTCCTGGGGACACTACGTCGGGCCAACACCAGAGAGGCATCTGCAGAGAAGGTGGCCCTGGAGACCCTGAGGAGAAGCCAGGAGCAGGAGGCCCGCTCcctgcagagggagagggaagacctGCAGAGAGAGCGAGTGGAGTTGCAGATGGAGAAGGAAAGGATgcaaagggagagggaggagcttGAGTGCTTAAGAAGGGACTCTGGGCAAGAGAGCAGTCCGGTGCAGACAGTGGACTGA
- the LOC112249213 gene encoding glucose-fructose oxidoreductase domain-containing protein 2, protein MLPGVGVFGTGSTARMLVPLLRGEGFEVRALWGRSEEEARSLAQELGIPFHTSQSDDVLLHPDVDLVCIYISPPLTRQIAVKALGIGKNVVCEKAATAVDAFKMVTAARYYPQLLSIVGNALRFLPAFVAMRQLLAEGYVGELQVCDARVYGPSLLDQSYGWTCEELMGGGGLHTVGSTLVDLLSHLMGARAIRVHGLLRTFVRQNGAIRGIRRVTSDDFCFFQMLMGGSGPGTGSGVCCTVTLNFNMPGAFVHEVMVVGSAGRLIARGTELYGQRNGGNGEELLLGDSEGTGQEVKDVPPHLRGLGSMVKALKDAFQAQEERRSWARGPVAMASTFEDGLYVQTVVEAVKRSSRSGEWESVEVMTQEPDPNQNLCEALQRNKN, encoded by the exons ATGTTGCctggtgttggtgtgtttggCACAGGGAGTACGGCACGGATGCTAGTTCCATTGCTGCGGGGGGAAGGGTTTGAGGTACGTGCGCTCTGGGGGAGAAGCGAGGAGGAGGCAAGATCCCTGGCGCAGGAGCTGGGCATTCCGTTTCACACCAGCCAATCAGACGATGTCTTATTGCACCCTGATGTTGACCTGGTCTGCATCTACATCTCACCCCCACTCACACGGCAGATTGCCGTCAAAGCCCTGG ggatAGGTAAGAATGTGGTATGTGAGAAGGCTGCTACCGCTGTGGACGCGTTCAAGATGGTGACTGCGGCGCGGTACTACCCCCAGTTGCTGAGCATTGTGGGTAATGCTCTGCGCTTCCTCCCGGCATTCGTAGCAATGCGGCAGCTGCTGGCAGAGGGATACGTGGGTGAGCTGCAGGTGTGTGACGCCCGCGTCTATGGCCCCAGTCTGCTCGATCAATCATACGGCTGGACCTGCGAGGAGCTGATGGGGGGTGGCGGACTCCACACAGTTGGCTCTACCCTCGTGGACCTGCTGAGTCACCTGATGGGAGCACGGGCGATACGGGTGCATGGCCTACTCAGGACGTTTGTGCGGCAGAATGGAGCGATCCGCGGGATCCGCCGAGTCACCAGTGATGACTTCTGTTTCTTCCAGATGCTGATGGGAGGTTCTGGACCTGGGACTGGGTCAGGAGTGTGCTGCACTGTGACTCTGAACTTCAACATGCCGGGGGCCTTTGTCCACGAGGTGATGGTTGTTGGGTCAGCAGGGAGGCTGATTGCCAGGGGGACAGAGCTGTATGGGCAGCGAAATGGAGGGAACGGGGAGGAGCTGCTGCTAGGGGACAGCGAAGGGACAGGACAAGAGGTCAAGGATGTCCCCCCACACCTGCGGGGGCTAGGTTCCATGGTTAAGGCTCTAAAAGATGCTTTCCAGGCACAGGAAGAGCGTCGGTCGTGGGCGCGGGGGCCAGTTGCCATGGCGTCAACGTTTGAGGATGGGCTGTATGTGCAGACGGTGGTGGAGGCGGTGAAACGGTCAAGCCGCAGCGGAGAGTGGGAAAGTGTGGAGGTCATGACACAGGAACCAGATCCCAACCAAAACCTCTGTGAGGCGCTGCAGAGAAACAAGAACTGA